In one window of Desulfovulcanus ferrireducens DNA:
- a CDS encoding aldehyde dehydrogenase family protein, protein MRKVYPLILGNMKKETRDYLTVKAPYDNQEVGQVSLAGEAEIELAIQKAVEAFEILKFMPVYQKEEILHQVSLAIKARGEELARIIALEGGKPITFAKIEVARCAELFAWAAEETKRFGGEIVPLDLDRIGENRMGINKRFPIGPVLAITPFNFPLNLVAHKVAPALAVGNPIIIKPSPATPITAIILGEIIAQTDLPEGSISVLPCKTALAEKMVKDERIAMFTFTGSPKVGWYLKKEAGRKRVTLELGGNAALIVDSLKYKDFLLERAIIGGYYHAGQVCISIQRIFIQESLYDTFLQEFIDRVKRIPVGDPLDEKTITGPLINKSSADQVYEWIQEAVADGAKLLVGGERHSQSPCVITPAVLTNTTPDMKVNSLEVFGPVVTIEPYEKFEDAIAMTNNSIYGLQAGVFTDDLSHAFYAYNHLDVGGVIINDIPTYRSDPMPYGGVKMSGCGREGIKYAMEEMTEGKFLALKYA, encoded by the coding sequence GTGAGAAAAGTATACCCTTTAATTTTGGGCAACATGAAAAAAGAGACAAGAGATTATCTAACGGTTAAAGCTCCTTATGACAACCAGGAGGTTGGTCAAGTCAGTTTAGCCGGGGAAGCAGAAATAGAGCTGGCCATACAGAAGGCTGTAGAGGCTTTTGAGATTTTAAAATTTATGCCAGTCTATCAAAAAGAGGAGATTCTGCACCAGGTATCTCTGGCAATAAAAGCCAGGGGTGAGGAGCTAGCCCGCATAATTGCTCTGGAAGGTGGAAAGCCCATCACCTTTGCCAAGATTGAAGTAGCCCGCTGCGCAGAACTTTTTGCATGGGCAGCAGAGGAAACAAAACGTTTTGGCGGTGAAATCGTGCCTCTGGACTTAGATAGAATAGGCGAAAACCGTATGGGCATTAACAAAAGATTTCCCATCGGTCCGGTTTTAGCCATCACTCCTTTTAACTTTCCATTAAATCTGGTAGCACATAAGGTTGCGCCTGCCCTGGCTGTCGGCAATCCAATTATTATAAAACCATCTCCTGCCACACCCATTACAGCCATTATTTTAGGCGAAATCATTGCGCAGACTGACCTGCCCGAAGGCAGCATAAGCGTATTGCCCTGCAAAACAGCTCTGGCTGAGAAAATGGTCAAAGACGAGCGTATAGCCATGTTTACTTTTACAGGCAGCCCCAAAGTGGGATGGTATCTAAAAAAAGAAGCCGGACGCAAGCGGGTTACTCTCGAACTTGGCGGCAATGCTGCTTTAATTGTAGATTCGTTAAAGTATAAGGATTTTCTGCTTGAACGTGCCATAATCGGAGGCTATTATCATGCGGGACAGGTCTGTATCTCCATACAGAGAATTTTTATTCAGGAAAGCTTATACGACACATTTTTACAGGAGTTCATAGACAGAGTAAAAAGAATTCCTGTTGGAGATCCATTAGATGAAAAGACTATAACCGGCCCCCTGATCAACAAATCCTCTGCTGATCAGGTTTATGAGTGGATTCAGGAGGCTGTTGCAGACGGCGCAAAATTATTGGTTGGCGGTGAGCGTCATAGCCAGAGTCCCTGCGTTATCACGCCTGCTGTGCTAACAAACACTACACCGGATATGAAAGTTAATAGCCTGGAAGTTTTTGGTCCGGTAGTGACAATTGAGCCTTATGAAAAATTTGAAGACGCCATAGCCATGACCAACAATTCCATCTATGGCTTACAGGCAGGCGTGTTTACCGATGATTTAAGCCATGCCTTTTATGCCTACAATCATCTGGATGTAGGAGGAGTAATTATCAATGATATTCCTACCTACCGGAGTGACCCCATGCCTTATGGTGGAGTCAAAATGTCAGGATGTGGACGCGAAGGCATTAAATATGCTATGGAAGAGATGACTGAAGGCAAATTTTTAGCTCTTAAATATGCTTAA